The region GGGCCTGCGGGTACGAGTTTCCCTCGTTCCCATACGGCGACGATGCTGAGCCCGGTCAGCTCGCGTAGGCGGGTATCGCGGATCGTTCGCCCCGCCAGCGATGTGTTCTCGATGGGAAACTCGGCGATCACGAGGTCGACGAAGCGCCCGACGCGATGGGTCTTGGGTGTTCCGACGCTGACGCGGCTCGCCAGGTGTTCACCGAGCTCGCGCTTGAGCGGCAGCACGCGCGAAGCGCCGCTCAGCTCGAGCACGTCGATCGAATCGTCGTCGTCGGCGAGCGCGAGGATGGGAACTTCCGGCGCGACTTCGCGAACGGCGAGGATCACGTTGGTGTTCGTGGCGTCTCCCAGGTTGGCGAAGATGAGGCTCGCACGTTCGGCTCCGAGGGCCCTGTAGGTTGCGGCGTCCGTGACTTCGCCGGCCACGACGGAGATGCCATCGGAGTGCATGTTCGCGCTGATCGTCGGGTCGGACTCGATCACGCGGTAGGGGATCGAGTGCGTGTCGAGATGCGGAATCAGGCCGGCGGAGATGGTGTCGTTGTGGCAGATGATGACGTGGTCGCGCAGCTCGTCCGGCACGGTGCGCGGCGCGCGCAAGCGCATCTGGGCTTCCAGCCACGGGGCGTAGAAGTAGCGAATGAAGGCGAAGGGCAAAACGATCAGCAAGGTGATGATCCCCGTCACCAGGACGAAGATGCTGAAGGCGCGACCGAGATCGCTCTCGAACGTGATGTCGCCGAAGCCCAGCGTGCTCATCACCGTGAGCGTCCAGTAGAGGCCCGTGATCCACGAGTGATACTTCCCCTCGTAGAGCATGATGACGTGGAAGAGCACCGAGAAGGCCGCCACCGTGGCCGCGAGGAAAGCGACGTACTTGAGCAACGCGGTCGTGTTGCGACGCATCTCGGGCTCGAGAAGCAGGGCCTGGAGTTGCGCGGGCAGGAACTTCATTGCTCGAGCGCAGATTCTATCGCCAGATGGAGTCCTTCGCGCCCTTTGCCGTCAAGCGGCGTTCGAGCGCCCTCCACGAAGTCCCGTCCGAGGCTTCTTGGCGGTGGCGCCTCGTGTACGATTCCGAGATGAACGAATCCCTCGTCCGCACCGGCCCCCGCCCCATCGGATCTAATCGGCAGGTCGGCCCGCTCGCCTTCGGCTCTTGGAGGCTCGTCGACATGAAGGTCGCCCAGGCGCGCGAGCGGGTGGAAACGGCCCTCGATGCCGGTATGAACCTGATCGACACCGCCGACGTCTACGGTCTCGATTGGGGCGGCACCGCCTTCGGCGCCGTCGAAGAGTTGCTCGGCCGCGTGCTGGCGGACGCACCCGCGCTGCGCGATCGCATGGTGCTGGCCAGCAAGGGCGGCATCCGCCCGCCGATACCCTACGACTCGAGCGAGGCGGCGCTGTGCGCAGCTTGCGAAGCCTCCCTCAAGCGTCTCGGGGTGGAGCGCATCGATCTCTACCAGATCCACCGGCCGGATCTCTACGCTCACCCGGCCGCCGTCGCCGCCGCACTCGACCGGTTGCGCAGCGACGGCAAGGTTGCCGAGGTCGGCGTCTCGAACCATACGCCCGCGCAGGTCGACGCGCTGCGGGCGCACCTGCCGTTCCC is a window of bacterium DNA encoding:
- a CDS encoding aldo/keto reductase; the protein is MNESLVRTGPRPIGSNRQVGPLAFGSWRLVDMKVAQARERVETALDAGMNLIDTADVYGLDWGGTAFGAVEELLGRVLADAPALRDRMVLASKGGIRPPIPYDSSEAALCAACEASLKRLGVERIDLYQIHRPDLYAHPAAVAAALDRLRSDGKVAEVGVSNHTPAQVDALRAHLPFPIATNQPEFSAGHLAPMRDGTFDQCMQHDTTALAWSPLAGGRLVSGEGFTQELLSTLDRIAEREGVDRATLCVAFVLAHPAAPVAIVGSMDPGRIRDAARALEVRLTREDVYAIVQASEGVPLP
- a CDS encoding potassium transporter TrkA; its protein translation is MKFLPAQLQALLLEPEMRRNTTALLKYVAFLAATVAAFSVLFHVIMLYEGKYHSWITGLYWTLTVMSTLGFGDITFESDLGRAFSIFVLVTGIITLLIVLPFAFIRYFYAPWLEAQMRLRAPRTVPDELRDHVIICHNDTISAGLIPHLDTHSIPYRVIESDPTISANMHSDGISVVAGEVTDAATYRALGAERASLIFANLGDATNTNVILAVREVAPEVPILALADDDDSIDVLELSGASRVLPLKRELGEHLASRVSVGTPKTHRVGRFVDLVIAEFPIENTSLAGRTIRDTRLRELTGLSIVAVWERGKLVPAGPETVLSAHSVPVIVGTEEQMLELDALFVIYHPNENPVLVIGGGKVGGAAARALRERDVRVTILDKDEASVRQLQDSADRIVVGDAASLDVVLDAGLRDAPSVVLTTNDDATNIFLAVYCRRLNPDARIVSRITEEWNLEAIHRAGADFALSHSSLASKHLLSEVQGSELVVLGEGADLFVEDVPAKLAGSTLAESGIGAQTGLNVIAVRLDGESITNPAADVELRAGAELVMLGTVEQHQDFARHFG